The sequence below is a genomic window from Micromonospora aurantiaca ATCC 27029.
GCGATCGCCAGCACCAGACCGGGCAGCCCGGCACCGGAGCCGACGTCGATCACGCTGGCGCCCTCCGGGATCCGCTCCGCCACCACCGCACAGTTGAGCAGGTGCCGCTCCCAGAGGCGCGGCGTCTCGCGGGGGCCGATCAGGCCGCGGACCACGCCGTCGGTGGCGAGTAGTTCGGCGTACGCGGCGGCCAGGTCGAGCCGGTCACCGAACAACGCGCGGGCGGCCTCCGCCAGCTCGGGCGGCAGCGTCGCCGTCGCCGGGTCGGGGACGTCGTCACCGTCCACGAGGGACGGTGCGTCCGCCGACGGCTCCGCGAAGACCGGGTCGGCCACCGCGGCCGGGTCGGCCGGCGTCACGTCCGCCGCCTGCTCGCCGGAGAAGGCGGGTGTCACGTCCACCGCCGGGTCGGCGGGCTCGATCCCGGTCACCACCGCCGGCTCGCCGGAGAAGGCGGGCTCGCCGGGGTCGGTCACGGCCCTTCCCGGGTACGCCGGGTCGGCCGGCCCGTCGTCATCGGAGAAGACCGGGTCGACTGTGTTGTCGGGGCGCACAGCCGACGGCCCGGGCGGCGTACCGCCCGGGCCGGTCACGGCTCCTGCCGTCGTCTCGTCGGAGATCACGGACCTCAGTCCGCCACCGGCCGGACGACGATGCGGCGGTTGGGCTCGACGCCCTCGGACTCGCTCTCCACCCCGCTCATCGCGTTCACCACGTCGTGCACGCACTTGCGCTCGAACGCGGACATCGGCTCCAGGCGCACCGGCTCGCCGTGCTCCTTGACCTTCTCGACCGCGTTCTTCGCCACGGCGGCCAGTTCCTTGCGCCGGGCGGCCCGGTAGCCGCCGACGTCGAGCAGCAGCCGGCTCGGGGTGCCGGTCTGACGGAACACGGCCAGCCGGGTCAGCTCCTGGAGCGCCTCCAGGGTCGCGCCGCGCTGGCCGACCAGGTTCTGGAGCCGGCCGCCGACGACCTCGACGACGGGGCGGCCGCCGGAGACCAGCTCGTCGATGTCGCCGTCGTAGTCGAGGATGTCCAGCAGTCCCTCGACGTAGTCGGCGGCGATCTCGCTCTGGCGGAACAGGTCGCTGTCGGCCGGGGCCTTCTTCTCCCGGGCCTCGCCAGCGGCGTCCTCGGTCTCGGTGGCGGCGGTAACGGGGGTCTCCTCGTCCAGGGACTGGTCGGCGCTGGGGATGCTGGTCTCGGTCACGGGTCTCATCTCCGTACTCGCTCGGCCGGACCGTCGGGGGTCCGCTGGTCTCCCGGGGCCGGCGGGAGGTTCGCCGGGTGCCCTCGGGCACGTCTGTACGGGCCAGTTTCGCCCGTGTCCGCGCTCCGCGCGGCGATTCCGGCCCGGCGCCGACTCCTCGGATGGCAGCACGCGGCCGGAACGGGCCACCGCCGACGTCGCGACGGTGGCCCTGTGGGCTCAGCCCTGTCGCTTGGCGGGCTTGCTGCCACCCTTCTTCGGGTTGACCGGCTTGGCGCCAGGCTTCGGGCCGGCCACCTTCGGCGCGACGGCCGGAGCCTTCGCCGGCGGCTGGGCCGCCTTGCGGCCGAACAGGCCACCGGCCTTGGCCGGCTGCACGGGGCCCTTGCCGGAGGTGCTCTTGGCGGCGCTGGTGCTCTTCGCGGTCGGCGGCGGCGGGAACTTCCGCAGCACCCACTGCTGCTGGCCGAGCGTGAAGAGGTTGTTGGTGACCCAGTAGATGATCACACCGATCGGGAAGATCGCACCCGAGATCAGCAGCGACAGCGGGATGCCGTAGAGCATCAGCCGCTGCACCATGCGCTGCTGCGGGTCCTCGGCCCACCCGGTCTTGAGGATCATCTGACGGCTGGTCAGGTAGGTGGTGGCGATCATGATGATCACCAGGATGCCGGCGACCACCTTGACCGTGCCGGTGCTCGCTCCGAGCCGGCTCAGCTCGTCAGCGGTGGAGCCGAACTTGCCGGAGATCGGCGCGGTGAACAGCGTCGCGTTGGAGGCGCTGTTGAACTGGTCGACGGTCCAGCCGTACAGGGTCTTGCCCTGGTTGTCAGGGCTGAGGCGGCGCAGCGTGTGGAACAGGCCCAGGAAGACCGGGATCTGGAGGAACATCGGAAGGCAGCCCATGAGCGGGTTGGCCTTTTCCTTCCGATAGAGCTCCATCATCTCCTTCTGGAGCGTCTCCCGGTCACCCTTGTGCTTCTCCTGGAGCTCC
It includes:
- a CDS encoding protein jag, producing MRPVTETSIPSADQSLDEETPVTAATETEDAAGEAREKKAPADSDLFRQSEIAADYVEGLLDILDYDGDIDELVSGGRPVVEVVGGRLQNLVGQRGATLEALQELTRLAVFRQTGTPSRLLLDVGGYRAARRKELAAVAKNAVEKVKEHGEPVRLEPMSAFERKCVHDVVNAMSGVESESEGVEPNRRIVVRPVAD
- the yidC gene encoding membrane protein insertase YidC, yielding MFSLDWIYYAISWILLTWHSAWDAIGVPVGAVIGTNWAWILAIVFLVVTVRVILFPVFVKQIKSQRAMQALQPKVKELQEKHKGDRETLQKEMMELYRKEKANPLMGCLPMFLQIPVFLGLFHTLRRLSPDNQGKTLYGWTVDQFNSASNATLFTAPISGKFGSTADELSRLGASTGTVKVVAGILVIIMIATTYLTSRQMILKTGWAEDPQQRMVQRLMLYGIPLSLLISGAIFPIGVIIYWVTNNLFTLGQQQWVLRKFPPPPTAKSTSAAKSTSGKGPVQPAKAGGLFGRKAAQPPAKAPAVAPKVAGPKPGAKPVNPKKGGSKPAKRQG